From the genome of Gorilla gorilla gorilla isolate KB3781 chromosome 4, NHGRI_mGorGor1-v2.1_pri, whole genome shotgun sequence, one region includes:
- the TSSK1B gene encoding testis-specific serine/threonine-protein kinase 1 — MGTPGTMDDAAVLKRRGYLLGINLGEGSYAKVKSAYSERLKFNVAIKIIDRKKAPADFLEKFLPREIEILAMLNHCSIIKTYEIFETSHGKVYIVMELAVQGDLLELIKTRGALHEDEARKKFHQLSLAIKYCHDLDVVHRDLKCDNLLLDKDFNIKLSDFSFSKRCLRDDSGRMALSKTFCGSPAYAAPEVLQGIPYQPKVYDIWSLGVILYIMVCGSMPYDDSNIRKMLRIQKEHRVNFPRSKHLTGECKDLIYRMLQPDVNRRLHIDEILSHCWMQPKARGSPSVATNKEGESSQGTEPLWTPELGSDKKSATKLEPEGEAQPQAQPETKPEGTAMQMSRQSEILGFPSEPSTVETEEGPPQQPPETWAQ; from the coding sequence ATGGGCACTCCTGGCACCATGGATGACGCTGCTGTCCTCAAGCGACGAGGCTACCTCCTGGGGATAAATTTAGGAGAGGGCTCCTATGCAAAAGTAAAATCTGCTTACTCTGAGCGCCTGAAGTTCAATGTGGCAATCAAGATCATCGACCGCAAGAAGGCCCCCGCAGACTTCTTGGAGAAATTCCTTCCCCGGGAAATTGAGATTCTGGCCATGTTAAACCACTGCTCCATCATTAAGACCTATGAGATCTTTGAGACATCACATGGCAAGGTCTACATCGTCATGGAGCTTGCGGTCCAGGGCGACCTTCTCGAGTTAATCAAAACCCGGGGAGCCCTGCATGAGGACGAAGCTCGCAAGAAGTTCCACCAGCTTTCCTTGGCCATCAAGTACTGCCACGACCTGGATGTCGTCCACCGGGACCTCAAGTGTGACAACCTTCTCCTTGACAAGGACTTCAACATCAAGCTGTCCGACTTCAGCTTCTCCAAGCGCTGCCTGCGGGATGACAGTGGTCGAATGGCATTAAGCAAGACCTTCTGTGGGTCACCAGCGTATGCGGCCCCAGAGGTGCTGCAGGGCATTCCCTACCAGCCCAAGGTGTACGACATCTGGAGCCTAGGCGTGATCCTCTACATCATGGTCTGCGGCTCCATGCCCTACGACGACTCCAACATCAGGAAGATGCTGCGTATCCAGAAGGAGCACCGCGTCAACTTCCCACGCTCCAAGCACCTGACAGGCGAGTGCAAAGACCTCATCTACCGCATGCTGCAGCCCGACGTCAACCGGCGGCTCCACATCGACGAGATCCTCAGCCACTGCTGGATGCAGCCCAAGGCACGGGGATCTCCCTCTGTGGCCACCAACAAGGAGGGGGAGAGTTCCCAGGGAACTGAACCCTTGTGGACCCCCGAACTTGGCTCTGACAAGAAGTCTGCCACCAAGCTGGAGCCTGAGGGAGAGGCACAGCCCCAGGCACAGCCTGAGACAAAACCCGAGGGGACAGCAATGCAAATGTCCAGGCAGTCGGAGATCCTGGGTTTCCCCAGTGAGCCGTCGACTGTGGAGACAGAGGAAGGGCCCCCTCAACAGCCTCCAGAGACGTGGGCCCAGTGA